The Streptomyces sp. NBC_00459 DNA segment CCAGGGCCTCCAGCTGTGCGTCGCCGACATCAAGGCGGCCCACGCCGAGCTGGTCGAACGCGGCCTGGAGGTGTCGGAGCCGACGCAGTACTCGCCGGACGACGGCGCCACCTTCATGTACTTCAAGGATCCCGACGGCAACGGCTGGGCGATCCAGGAGTACCGGCAACGGGCGGGAAAGCCACTGCACGCGCTGCTGACCGAGGCGGCGGCCGGCTCTCGTTAGCCGACGTGTTCCCGGGGCCGCCACCGCGGCCCCGGGACTGTCCCGCCACCCGCGTCACCGAGCGCGGGAGCACCGGTCAGGACGCCGCTCGACCCGTCACCGGACTTGTTGCACCGGCCCGGGCTCCACCGGCACCGCGCCCTGCCGCCGCCGTACGACGAACGCGGCGATCCCCAACCCGAGGCCGATCAGGGCCAGGACCGCCCCGGCGATGATGGCCGTACCGAAGACGACGGGGATCGTGTAGTCGTCGGTCACCCGGTTCCGTACGGCGGACTCGGCAACCGTCCCGCCGTGGTCACTCTCGAAGAAGCGCGAGTCGATGGAGTCCACCCGGTTGTCACCGAGCAGGAACAGCCGCCCCTTCGGGACCGTCACGTCGTACGGCCTGCGCACGCCGTCCGCGTCGCCGCCCTTCACATACGGCTCCGGGAGCGGCTTCCCGTTCACGCTGAGCCGCGCGCCCGAGCCCTCGCCCGTGCAGCACACCACCCGGTCGCCTGCGACGCCGATCACTCGCTGCATCACGATCCTGATCTCCGGGTAGCGCTCCGGCGACGAGAACAGCACGACGTCACCGCGCCGCACCTCGCTGCCGTCGACCCGCTCGGCAAAGATCCGGTCGCCCGGCTCGTACGTCGGCGCCATGCTCGTGCTGCTGATGCTGAAAGCCTCGTACGAGCTCCGCCCGTACGCGAGGGAGCCGAGCGCCAGCACCACCCCCACGAGCCCCACCACGACAGCCGCGACCCGCAGTCCCCGCCCCTTGCCCGACATCGTTCCCCTCCCCGTGCGGCACTTCCGCAGGGGTGACGTTAGCCGGTGCCTGTGAACGGACTGTGCGGGCCGCCCCGAGACGGCCCGGGGCCCTTGGGACGCCGTAGGGCCGACGGTTGCGAACCGTCGGCCCTACGTGATGTTCATGGTGTCCCGGCGGGGGACGGGCCCCTTGACCCGTGCCTACAGCACCGGCAGGTTCTTCCGCAGCTCGAAGGCCGTGACCTCGGAGCGGTACTCCTCCCACTCCTGGCGCTTGTTGCGCAGGAAGAAGTCGAACACGTGCTCGCCGAGCGTCTCGGCGACCAGTTCGCTGCGCTCCATCAGGGTGAGGGCCTCGCCCAGGTTCTGCGGGAGCGGCTCGATTCCCATCGCGCGGCGCTCCGCGTCCGAGAGGGCCCAGACGTCGTCGTCGGCGCCCGGCGGGAGCTCGTAGCCCTCCTCGATGCCCTTGAGGCCGGCGGCCAGCAGGACGGCGTAGGCCAGGTACGGGTTCGCGCCCGTGTCCAGGGAACGGACCTCGACACGCGCCGAACCCGTCTTGCCGGGCTTGTACATCGGGACGCGGACCAGGGCCGAGCGGTTGTTGTGGCCCCAGCAGATGTACGAGGGGGCCTCGCCGCCGGCGCCCGCGGTGCGCTCCGAGCCGCCCCAGATGCGCTTGTACGAGTTCACCCACTGGTTGGTGACCGCCGCGATCTCCGCCGCGTGCTTCAGCAGGCCCGCGATGAACGAGCGGCCGACCTTGGAGAGCTGGTACTCCGAGCCGGACTCGTAGAACGCGTTGCGGTCGCCCTCGAAGAGGGAGAGGTGCGTGTGCATGCCGCTGCCGGGGTGCTCGCTGAACGGCTTCGGCATGAACGTGGCGTTGACGCCCTGCTCCAGCGCCACCTGCTTCATGACCAGGCGGAACGTCATGATGTTGTCGGCCGTGGAGAGCGCGTCCGCGTACCGCAGGTCGATCTCCTGCTGGCCCGGGGCGCCCTCGTGGTGGGAGAACTCGACCGAGATGCCCATGGACTCCAGCATGGTGATCGCCTGGCGGCGGAAGTCCTGGCCGACGTGGGTCGGGGTGTGGTCGAAGTAGCCGGAGTTGTCGGCCGGGGTCGGGCGGGTGCCGTCCAGCGGCTTGTCCTTCAGGAGGAAGAACTCGATCTCCGGGTGCGTGTAGAACGTGAAGCCCAGGTCGGAGCCGCGCGTGAGGGCCCGCTTGAGGACATAGCGCGGGTCCGCGAAGGACGGCGAGCCGTCCGGCATGAGGATGTCGCAGAACATTCGGGCGGTGCCGGGGGCCTCCGCGCGCCACGGGAGGATCTGGAACGTCGACGGATCCGGCTTGGCGATCATGTCGGACTCGTACACGCGAGCGAATCCCTCGATCGCGGAACCGTCGAATCCGATGCCCTCGTCGAAGGCCTGCTCGAGCTCGGCCGGGGCCACGGCCACGGACTTGAGGAAGCCCAGGACGTCCGTGAACCACAGCCGGACGAACCGGATGTCACGCTCCTCCAACGTCCGGAGCACGAACTCCTGCTGCTTGTCCATCTTCCGCTTCCCCATCCTTGCTGGTCAGGCCGCCTGTCTCCCGCACCACGGAAGGCGGTCGGGCACCTGAGCATCCCACCACAACAGCATTTCATGCGCATTGCGCACCTTGATCGTCCAGCCGACCCAGGGGTGAACGCCTCGCGTACGGCAGGTGCACCGCTCTTTCCCTCATCTTGCCTGTTCGCGGCGACATCCGTAATGGGTGATCCCCTACGGGAACCGTTGCGGGCGGTCGCGGATTACGATCAGTGGCCACCGATTACGATCAGAGACCGCACAACCGATCGACCGACCGGCCAACCGACCGCCCCTTTCCCCAGAAGGACCGATCCCATGGGTTCCGCCAAGAAGAGCGCCAAAGACAGTGGCAGCGCGGCGCGCAAGGCGCGCATAGAGGAGATGCGGCGCGCCGAGCGCTCACGTGAGCGCCGGAACCGGATCCTCACGATCGGCGTGAGCGTTGTCATAGTGGCCGGCCTCGTCGTCGGCGCGACGGTCCTGGTGAAGTCGCAGTCCGACAAGGACAGCGACACCGCCGCGACCGACTCCAAGGGCGCGGGCAAGTTCGTCACCGGCGCGGACGGCGTCAAGACCTGGGACAAGAAGCTCACCCAGAACCACGTCACCAAGACCGTGAACTACCCGATGGAGCCCCCGGTCGGCGGTGACCACAACCAGGTCTGGATGAACTGCAACGGCGACGTCTACACCAAGGCGCTCAACAACATGAACGCCGTGCACTCGCTGGAGCACGGCGCTGTGTGGGTGACGTACAACAGCAAGGCGTCGAAGACCGACATCGACGCGCTCGCGGCCAAGGTGAAGAAGACGCCGTACACGCTGATGAGCCCGGACGACAAGCAGGCGGACCCGATCATGCTGTCCGCCTGGGGCAAGCAGCGCACGGTGACCAGCGCCAAGGACCCGAACGTGGACAAGTTCTTCGAGGAGTTCGTCCAGGGCAAGCAGACCCCCGAGCCGGGCGCCGCCTGCACGAACGGGCTGTCCCAGTGAGCCGCTCGGCCTGGATCGCCGGTGCCGCCGCGACGGCGCTCGTCGCGGCCGGCGCGATCACCTACGCGGTCGCCGACGGCGACGACTCCGGGATGAAGGCGCCCGCCGCCGACTCGGCGGACGCGGGCTTCGCCCGTGACATGGCCGTCCACCACCAGCAGGCCGTCGAGATGTCCTACGTCGTGCGCGACCGCACGAGCAACGAGGAGATCCGGCGACTGGCGTACGACATCTCGCAGACGCAGGCCAACCAGCGCGGCATGCTGATCGGCTGGCTCGATCTGTGGGAGCTGCCGAAGGTGTCCTCGGACGCGCCCATGTCCTGGATGGACATGGCGGGCATGGCCGACGGCAAGGACGGCGCGCTGATGCCGGGCATGGCCACCAACACCGAGATGACGAAGCTGGGCAAGCTCAGCGGCAAGCAGGCGGAGATCTTCTATCTCCAGCTGATGACCAAGCACCACCAGGGCGGTGTCCATATGGCCAACGGCTGTGTGGAGCGGTGCGAGGTGGGCGTGGAGAAGCGGCTCGCGCAGGGCATGGTCAACGCGCAGGAGTCGGAGATCTCCCTGATGGCGGGGATGTTGAAGGAGCGGGGGGCCAAGGCCCTCTCCTAGGGAAGCGGTTCAGCGGGACGAACGGGCCGGATGGGTCGGATCGGTCGGATGGCTCAAATCGCCTGCGTATACGTTCTCTTGGGGGCTTCTTGGCACAGCCATTCCCCCTGGATTTCCCTGGCATGAACGGTTCATCGCGAGAGTGGCGAGCGGCGAGTGATCACTCGCCTTGCTCGCGTTGAACCGCATCAGGGGGTTCCATGAGATCCACTCGCGCCGTCAAGCGCGCCGGTGTGAGCCTGGCAGCGACACTGCCTCTGCTCGCCGGCGCGCTGGCGTTCGGCATACCCGCGGCCCATGCCGCGGACGCCCCGGGCCGGGACACGCTCGCCGGCACCAAGCCCGCGTGGGCCACCGCCAAGGCCGACAAGGGAGCCACGTCCGACGGCTCCAAGGTCACCGCCCGGGTCTACCTCGCCGGCCGGGACGCCAACGGTCTGGCCGCGTACGCGAAGGCCGTCTCCGACCCGACGTCCGCCGTGTACGGCAAGTACCTCACCGCCGCGCAGGTCCAGCAGCGCTTCGGGGCCTCCCCGGCCCAGGTCGCCGCTGTCAGGGCGTGGCTGAAGGCCTCGGGCCTCACGGTCACCGGCGTCACGGCGCACTACGTCACGGTCACCGGTGACGTGGCCGCCGCCGAGAAGGCCTTCAGCACCCAGCTGCACAACTACGCCAAGGGCAAGAAGACGTACCGGGCGCCCTCCAGGGCCGCCTCCGCGCCGGACAGCCTGCACGGTGCCGTCCTGACCGTCACGGGTCTGGACAACGCCCCGCACACGGCGACCCACGACGACACGCTGCCGGCGCCGGAGACGGTGTTCCGCAACGCGGGTCCGTTCTCCACGTACTACGGCTCCAACACCGCCGCCTCGCTGCCGACGGCGTACGGCGCCCAGATCCCGTACGCCGTCGAGGGCTACACGGGCAAGCAGCTGCGGGCCGCGTACGGCGCGGGCAGCTGGACCGGCAAGAAGGTGCGCGTCGCCATCACCGACGCCTACGCCTCGCCGTACATCGCCGCCGACGCCGCCACCTACGCGGCCAAGCAGGGCGACGCCTCCTACCGGAGCGGCCAGCTCAAGCAGGTCCTGCCGACGGGCTACACGAACACCGAGGAATGCGGCGCGGCCGGCTGGTACGGCGAGGAGACCCTCGACGTCGAGGCCGTGCACGCGGTCGCGCCGGCCGCCGACATCACCTACGTCGGCTCCGCGTCCTGCATGGACGACGACCTGATCGACGCGCTCAGCAAGGTCGTCGACAAGCACCTCGCCGACATCGTCTCCAACTCGTGGGGCGGCGCCGAGGCCGACGAGACACCGGACCTGGCCGCAGCCTTCGATCAGGTGTTCGAGCTCGGCGCGGTCCAGGGCATCGGCTTCTACTTCTCCTCCGGCGACAACGGCGACGAGGTCGTCAACACCGGCCAGAAGCAGGTCGACACCCCGGCCAACTCGGCATGGGTGACGGCGGTCGGCGGTACCTCGCTGGCGGTCGGCCGGGGCGACAAGTACCAGTGGGAGACCGGCTGGGGCACCGAGAAGGCCTCGCTGTCGGCCGACGGCAAGACCTGGACGAACTTCCCCGGCGCCTACACCTCGGGCGCGGGCGGCGGCACCAGCGCGACCGTGGCGGCGCCCTTCTACCAGAAGGGTCGTGTGCCGGACTACCTGGCCAAGGCCAACAGCGAGAAGGGCAACCGGGTCGTCCCCGACATCGCGGCGATCGCCGACCCGAACACCGGTTTCAAGGTCGGCCAGACCCAGACCCTGCCGGAGGGCGGCACCGCGTACAGCGAGTACCGCATCGGCGGTACTTCCCTGGCGGCACCGGTGATCGCGGCCGTACAGGCCCTCGCGCAGGAGGCCCGCGGCGGCAAGGCGATCGGCTTCGCCAACCCGGCGATCTACTCGACGTTCGCCTCGCACGCGAAGGTCTACCACGACGTGACCGACAACCCCACGGGGTACGGACTCGCCGTGGCACGCCTGGACTTCGCCAACGGTTACGACGCCACGGACGGGATCCTCACCTCCGTCCGCAGCCTCGGCAAGGACAGTTCGCTGCAGGCCGTACGCGGCTACGACGACGTGACCGGCGTGGGTACGCCCGCGAAGGGTTACGTGGAGTCGTACCGCCGCTGAGCCGGCGACGCCGCTGACGCGGCACCGTGCCCGAAGCCCGTCCCCGGAGCGTTCACCGTCCGGGGGCGGGTGCTTTTCGGGTACCTCGCCCGATCACGAGGAAGATCACGAAACCGGCGACGAACAGGAGCACGCCGCCGACCAGGAACGGTATGGGGGTGTACTCCTCGGTGCACGTCTGCCCGCCCGACGAGGAGCGGCAGACCTCCCCCGGGCCGCCCCGGTTCAGGTACGCGAGGTGGAAGAGCGGCAGCGCCAGACCCGCGAGACCTCCGGCGACGGCGTTCCGCGGCCCCTTCCGCAGCAGGAGCCACGCGGCCACGGCGGCCAGGCCGAGAAGCACCGGCCCCACCGTCAGGATGGCGGCGAGCCCGGCAGCCACGCACGCCCCCACCGCGAACCAGGCCAGGAACCAGCCCCAGCCCGTTCTGCGGTCTTCACTGTCCTCATGTGCCCCGTTGTGTGTCATATCCCTTACTGAAGACGCAGCCATGACATCCGGGCAATCCACTTCAAGATCCCATTGCCCTACCGTCAGGGAGAGATGACCCCGAGCGCCGTACCGCGAGCCCGACTTGCCCCGACAGTCGGCAATCCGGGATCGGGACCTCAGCCCCGGCGTGGGGCGACCCACACTCCCCCACCCCCCATCGCGTCGCATTGACGATTACACTTGGCGGCGTGCCTCAACTACGCCTCGCCCTGAACCAGATCGACTCGCGCGTCGGCGACATCGCCGGAAACGCGGACTCGATCCTCCGCTGGACCCGGCACTCCGCCGAGCAGGGAGCGCACCTCGTGGCGTTCCCGGAGATGGTGCTGACCGGGTACCCCGTCGAGGACCTCGCCCTGCGCTCCTCCTTCGTGGAGGCGTCCCGCGCGGCCCTGCGCTCGCTCGCCACGCGCCTGGCCGACGAGGGCTTCGGCGAGCTGCCCGTGGTCGTCGGCTACCTCGACAGGTCCGAGAGCGACCTGCCGAAGTTCGGCCGCCCGGCCGGCTCCCCGCGCAACGCGGGCGCCGTGCTGCACAGGGGCGAGGTGCTCCTGACGTACGCCAAGCACCACCTCCCCAACTACGGCGTCTTCGACGAGTTCCGCTACTTCGTGCCGGGCGACACCATGCCCGTGCTGCGCGTGCACGGCGTCGATGTGGCGCTCGCGATCTGCGAGGACCTCTGGCAGGACGGCGGCCGGGTCCCGGCGGCACGCTCCGCGAGGGCGGGCCTCCTGCTCTCGATCAACGCCTCCCCGTTCGAGCGCGACAAGGACGACACCCGGCTGGAACTGGTGCGCAAGCGCGCCCAGGAGGCGGGCTGCACGACCGCCTATCTGGCGATGGTCGGCGGCCAGGACGAGCTGGTCTTCGACGGCGACTCGATCGTGGTCGACAAGGACGGCGAGGTGATCGCGAGGGCCCCGCAGTTCACGGAGGGCTGTGTGGTCCTGGACCTGGACCTGCCCGCGGCCCTGACCGACGCTCCCACCGGCGTGGTGGACGACGGTCTGCGCATCGACCGCGTGGTGCTGTCCGAGGAGCCCTTGCCGGCGTACGAGCCCGAGCTGACGGGCGCGTACGCGGAACGCCTGGACGACGACGAGGAGATGTACTCGGCGCTGGTGGTGGGCCTGCGGGCGTACGCGGCGAAGAACGGCTTCAGGTCGGTCCTGATCGGCCTCTCCGGCGGTATCGACTCGGCGCTGGTCGCGGCGCTCGCGTGCGACGCGGTGGGCGCGGAGAACGTGTACGGCGTGGCGATGCCGTCGAAGTACTCGTCCGACCACTCGATCGGCGACGCGGCGGAACTCGCGAAGCGGACGGGCCTCAACTTCCGTACGGTGCCGATCGCGCCGATGTTCGACGCGTACATGGACTCGCTGGGCCTGACGGGTCTGGCGGAGGAGAACCTCCAGTCCCGCCTGCGCGGCACGATGCTGATGGCGATCTCCAACCAGGAGGGCCACATCGTGCTGGCGCCCGGCAACAAGTCGGAACTGGCGGTGGGTTACTCGACTCTGTACGGCGACTCGGTGGGCGCGTACGGCCCGATCAAGGACGTGTACAAGACGTCGATCTTCCGCCTGGCCCGGTGGCGCAACCGCGCGGCCGTGGAACGGGGCCAGACTCCGCCGATCCCGGAGAACTCGATCGCGAAGCCGCCGAGCGCGGAGCTGCGTCCGGGCCAGATCGACACGGATTCCCTCCCCGACTATCCGGTGCTGGACGCGATTCTCGAGTTGTACGTGGACCGGGACTCGGGTGCCGACGCGATTGTCGCGGCCGGGTACGACGCGGAACTGGTGACCCGGGTGCTGCGGATGGTGGACACGGCGGAGTACAAGCGGCGGCAGTATCCGCCGGGCACGAAGATCTCGGCCAAGGGGTTCGGGAAGGACCGGCGGCTGCCCATCACCAACGGGTGGCGCGAGTCGGTCTGAGGGATGCGGGCGGGGTGGGTGGGGGCGGATCCCCACCCACCCCGCCCTCGTTCCACTCCCACAACCGGCGACGTTACCGGTTCGGAATTTCGAGCAATTCAATTCGGTCCGGTTCGGCATTTCGATCACATACCGTTCGGCATTTCGATCGAATTCCAGTACGGCGCTTCTCTGCCCGGGAATTTGACGACCTTTTGGCTGACGCTTGACGACTTGTTAGCGCTCGCATGCGACTCATGCCGGAAATATTGACGCAACTTCACGCCGGAGCCATACTGGCGGCCACCTGACCTCCAGGTACTCCCACCGGTCGTCCGAAGTCCCGTACAACACCCTTCCCCAAGTTTTTCCGGCCTTCTCCTGAGCGCAAAATTTGTTAGCGCTCACATCACGCATTCGCGACGAAGTTTCCGCTGCACTAAAGCCCGATCCGGTCAGCGGCACCTTCGGGTATTCGTCATGCCCAAAAGGAACGGAGATCAACGATGATTTCTCTTTCAGGTCGGCAACGCCTCAGAGGGATACTTCTCTCGGTCGGCGCGACCGTCGCGGTGGTCGCCGGCCTCCTGGTCGGCGCCGCCGGCCCGTCACAGGCCGCCACCTCGCTCCCGTGCGACATCTACGCCGCGGCCGGCACGCCCTGCGTCGCCGCGCACAGCACCACACGCGCGCTCTACGCCGCGTACAGCGGCCACCTCTACCAGGTGAAGCGAGCCTCGGACGCCACGACGACCGACATCGGCACCCTCACCGCGGGCGGCTACGCCAACGCCGCCGCGCAGGACTCCTTCTGCTCCGGCACGACGTGCGTCATCACCGAGATCTACGACCAGAGCCCCAAGCACAACGACCTCACCGTCGAAGGCCCCGGCGGCAACGGCGGCCAGGACGTCGGCGCCATCGCCAACGCGCTGCCGGTGACGGTCGGCGGGCACGCGGCCTACGGGATCTTCGTGTCGGCCGGCGTCGGCTACCGCGACAACAGCACGACGGGCATCGCCACCGGGAGCGCCCCCGAGGGCATGTACATGGTGACCAGCGGCCACCACGTCAACAACCGCTGCTGCTTCGACTACGGCAACGCCGAGACGTCCGGCAACGACACCGGCAACGGCCACATGGACGCACTCAACTTCGGTACGGAGTGCTGGTTCTCGTGTTCCGGTGCCGGATCGGGCCCCTGGGTCGAGGCGGACCTGGAGAACGGGCTCTTCTTCGGCGGAAACGGCTCCCACCCGAGCAACACCGGAAACAGCAGTGAGTTCGTCACGGCCCTGCTCAAGAACAACGGCACAACGACCTATGCCCTCAAGGGCGGCAACGCACAATCAGGGTCGTTGACCACCTGGTACGACGGAGCTCTGCCCAACCTCGGCGGATACACCCCGATGCAGAAGGAGGGCGCGATCGTCCTGGGCACCGGTGGTGACAACAGCAACGGCTCCGACGGCTCCTTCTTCGAGGGCGTCATGACCGCCGGCTACCCGACCGACGCCGCCGACAACGCCGTGCAGGCCAACATCACCGCCGTCGGCTACACCACCCCGACCGCCGCCTTCCCCGTCGCCGGCACCGCCTACCGGCTGACCAACACCAACTCGGGCAAGGTCCTGGACGCGGTGAACTGCGGTACCGCCAACGGGACCTCGATCGACCTCTGGGCCTCGCTCGGCAACACCTGCCAGCAGTGGAAGTTCGCCAGTGCGGGCAACGGCCACTACACCATCACCAACGTCAACAGCGGCACCGTCCTGGACGACAAGGACTGCAAGCAGTCCAACGGCACGGCCGTCCAGCTGTGGGCCTCGCTCGGCAACCGCTGCCAGCAGTGGGACGTCACCCACGTCGGCAGCCACTACACCATCAGCAACGTCAACACGGGCATGACGCTGGACGTCACGAACTGCGCAACGGCCAACGGCACCGTGGTCCGCCAGTGGCAGCAGCTCGACAACACCTGCCAGCAGTGGGACATCGCGCCCTAGCGGGCACCCCCACCCCCGAAGACCTGCCGGATGCCCACATCTCCGGCAGGTCTTCGGCCCTCCGGAGGCCTGCCGGAGGGTCAACGGACGACGTCGAAGACGTTCTTCTGCAGACCGTTGGCGTACGCCTCGGACTCGACGAGCTTCAGCTTCTGGGCGTCCTTGTCCGTGCCGCTGAACAGCCGCTTGCCCGCGCCGAGCAGCAGCGGGAAGACCAGCAGGTGATAGCGGTCGATGAGGCCGGCGTCGGAGAGGTCGCGGGTGAGGGTGGCGCTGCCGTGGATGATGATCGGGCCGCCCTCGGTCTCCTTCAGTGCGGCCACGTCGTCGAGCGAGCGCAGGATCGTGGTCTCGCCCCAGTTCGACACCAGGGCGTCCTCGGTGAGGGTGGTGGAGACGACGTACTTCGGCATCACCTTGTAGTCGGCGAAGTCCTCCATGTCCGGCCAGACCGGGCTGAACGACTCGTAGCTGACGCGACCCAACAGCATCGCGGCGGCTTCCTTCTGCTCCCGGCCCTTGATCTCGAACGCCTCCGGGAGGAACTCGACGTCCTTGAAGGTCCAGCCGGCGTTCCGGTAACCGGGCTCACCGCCCGGGGCCTCCACGACTCCGTCGAGCGAGACAAAGGCGGTGCTGATGAGGGTGCGCATCTCGGGTCTCCTGGGTGCGTCTCATGGCTGGTACTGGTTCCCAGCCGGTTCACCATGCCTGACT contains these protein-coding regions:
- a CDS encoding glutamine synthetase family protein — its product is MDKQQEFVLRTLEERDIRFVRLWFTDVLGFLKSVAVAPAELEQAFDEGIGFDGSAIEGFARVYESDMIAKPDPSTFQILPWRAEAPGTARMFCDILMPDGSPSFADPRYVLKRALTRGSDLGFTFYTHPEIEFFLLKDKPLDGTRPTPADNSGYFDHTPTHVGQDFRRQAITMLESMGISVEFSHHEGAPGQQEIDLRYADALSTADNIMTFRLVMKQVALEQGVNATFMPKPFSEHPGSGMHTHLSLFEGDRNAFYESGSEYQLSKVGRSFIAGLLKHAAEIAAVTNQWVNSYKRIWGGSERTAGAGGEAPSYICWGHNNRSALVRVPMYKPGKTGSARVEVRSLDTGANPYLAYAVLLAAGLKGIEEGYELPPGADDDVWALSDAERRAMGIEPLPQNLGEALTLMERSELVAETLGEHVFDFFLRNKRQEWEEYRSEVTAFELRKNLPVL
- a CDS encoding S53 family peptidase translates to MRSTRAVKRAGVSLAATLPLLAGALAFGIPAAHAADAPGRDTLAGTKPAWATAKADKGATSDGSKVTARVYLAGRDANGLAAYAKAVSDPTSAVYGKYLTAAQVQQRFGASPAQVAAVRAWLKASGLTVTGVTAHYVTVTGDVAAAEKAFSTQLHNYAKGKKTYRAPSRAASAPDSLHGAVLTVTGLDNAPHTATHDDTLPAPETVFRNAGPFSTYYGSNTAASLPTAYGAQIPYAVEGYTGKQLRAAYGAGSWTGKKVRVAITDAYASPYIAADAATYAAKQGDASYRSGQLKQVLPTGYTNTEECGAAGWYGEETLDVEAVHAVAPAADITYVGSASCMDDDLIDALSKVVDKHLADIVSNSWGGAEADETPDLAAAFDQVFELGAVQGIGFYFSSGDNGDEVVNTGQKQVDTPANSAWVTAVGGTSLAVGRGDKYQWETGWGTEKASLSADGKTWTNFPGAYTSGAGGGTSATVAAPFYQKGRVPDYLAKANSEKGNRVVPDIAAIADPNTGFKVGQTQTLPEGGTAYSEYRIGGTSLAAPVIAAVQALAQEARGGKAIGFANPAIYSTFASHAKVYHDVTDNPTGYGLAVARLDFANGYDATDGILTSVRSLGKDSSLQAVRGYDDVTGVGTPAKGYVESYRR
- the lepB gene encoding signal peptidase I codes for the protein MSGKGRGLRVAAVVVGLVGVVLALGSLAYGRSSYEAFSISSTSMAPTYEPGDRIFAERVDGSEVRRGDVVLFSSPERYPEIRIVMQRVIGVAGDRVVCCTGEGSGARLSVNGKPLPEPYVKGGDADGVRRPYDVTVPKGRLFLLGDNRVDSIDSRFFESDHGGTVAESAVRNRVTDDYTIPVVFGTAIIAGAVLALIGLGLGIAAFVVRRRQGAVPVEPGPVQQVR
- a CDS encoding VOC family protein — protein: MQYTLEVIPLPVSDIDRARDFYRDKAGFHVDIDQEVMPGMRIVQLTPPGSGCSIALGDTIWETMDGPTPAPGSYQGLQLCVADIKAAHAELVERGLEVSEPTQYSPDDGATFMYFKDPDGNGWAIQEYRQRAGKPLHALLTEAAAGSR
- a CDS encoding NAD+ synthase — translated: MPQLRLALNQIDSRVGDIAGNADSILRWTRHSAEQGAHLVAFPEMVLTGYPVEDLALRSSFVEASRAALRSLATRLADEGFGELPVVVGYLDRSESDLPKFGRPAGSPRNAGAVLHRGEVLLTYAKHHLPNYGVFDEFRYFVPGDTMPVLRVHGVDVALAICEDLWQDGGRVPAARSARAGLLLSINASPFERDKDDTRLELVRKRAQEAGCTTAYLAMVGGQDELVFDGDSIVVDKDGEVIARAPQFTEGCVVLDLDLPAALTDAPTGVVDDGLRIDRVVLSEEPLPAYEPELTGAYAERLDDDEEMYSALVVGLRAYAAKNGFRSVLIGLSGGIDSALVAALACDAVGAENVYGVAMPSKYSSDHSIGDAAELAKRTGLNFRTVPIAPMFDAYMDSLGLTGLAEENLQSRLRGTMLMAISNQEGHIVLAPGNKSELAVGYSTLYGDSVGAYGPIKDVYKTSIFRLARWRNRAAVERGQTPPIPENSIAKPPSAELRPGQIDTDSLPDYPVLDAILELYVDRDSGADAIVAAGYDAELVTRVLRMVDTAEYKRRQYPPGTKISAKGFGKDRRLPITNGWRESV
- a CDS encoding DUF305 domain-containing protein, translated to MSRSAWIAGAAATALVAAGAITYAVADGDDSGMKAPAADSADAGFARDMAVHHQQAVEMSYVVRDRTSNEEIRRLAYDISQTQANQRGMLIGWLDLWELPKVSSDAPMSWMDMAGMADGKDGALMPGMATNTEMTKLGKLSGKQAEIFYLQLMTKHHQGGVHMANGCVERCEVGVEKRLAQGMVNAQESEISLMAGMLKERGAKALS
- a CDS encoding arabinofuranosidase catalytic domain-containing protein is translated as MISLSGRQRLRGILLSVGATVAVVAGLLVGAAGPSQAATSLPCDIYAAAGTPCVAAHSTTRALYAAYSGHLYQVKRASDATTTDIGTLTAGGYANAAAQDSFCSGTTCVITEIYDQSPKHNDLTVEGPGGNGGQDVGAIANALPVTVGGHAAYGIFVSAGVGYRDNSTTGIATGSAPEGMYMVTSGHHVNNRCCFDYGNAETSGNDTGNGHMDALNFGTECWFSCSGAGSGPWVEADLENGLFFGGNGSHPSNTGNSSEFVTALLKNNGTTTYALKGGNAQSGSLTTWYDGALPNLGGYTPMQKEGAIVLGTGGDNSNGSDGSFFEGVMTAGYPTDAADNAVQANITAVGYTTPTAAFPVAGTAYRLTNTNSGKVLDAVNCGTANGTSIDLWASLGNTCQQWKFASAGNGHYTITNVNSGTVLDDKDCKQSNGTAVQLWASLGNRCQQWDVTHVGSHYTISNVNTGMTLDVTNCATANGTVVRQWQQLDNTCQQWDIAP
- a CDS encoding DUF3105 domain-containing protein — encoded protein: MGSAKKSAKDSGSAARKARIEEMRRAERSRERRNRILTIGVSVVIVAGLVVGATVLVKSQSDKDSDTAATDSKGAGKFVTGADGVKTWDKKLTQNHVTKTVNYPMEPPVGGDHNQVWMNCNGDVYTKALNNMNAVHSLEHGAVWVTYNSKASKTDIDALAAKVKKTPYTLMSPDDKQADPIMLSAWGKQRTVTSAKDPNVDKFFEEFVQGKQTPEPGAACTNGLSQ
- a CDS encoding dihydrofolate reductase family protein; the protein is MRTLISTAFVSLDGVVEAPGGEPGYRNAGWTFKDVEFLPEAFEIKGREQKEAAAMLLGRVSYESFSPVWPDMEDFADYKVMPKYVVSTTLTEDALVSNWGETTILRSLDDVAALKETEGGPIIIHGSATLTRDLSDAGLIDRYHLLVFPLLLGAGKRLFSGTDKDAQKLKLVESEAYANGLQKNVFDVVR